CTGAAGCAGCTCGGCATCGAGCCTCCGCCCACGAAGGACTATCCCCCAAGCCTCGCACCCTTCCTCCACCGACGGCTGTGGAACAGCACGGTGGGCGAACTCACCGCGCGGGTGCTCGACGTCTCCAGTCCCCCTGTGTTCGCCAAACCCCAGGGACGCAGGAAGCGCTTCACGGGGCATGTCTTCCAGAGCGCCGACGACCTGCTCTTCCTCGAGAGGGCGTCTCGCGCCACGCCGCTCATCTGCTCGGACGTGGTGCAGTGGCGCACCGAGTACCGCGTCTTCGTGGTGCAGGGCGCGTCCGTGGGCATCCGCCACTACGCGGGGGACCCCACCGTCGCGCTCGACGCGGAGTGCGTACGAGAAGCCCTCGGCCTGCTGGAGACCTCCGGGGAGGCCACCGCGGGCTACGCCGTGGACTTCGGCGTGCTCGCCACGGGGGAGACCGCCCTCGTGGAGTGGAACGACGGCTTCTCGCTGGGCGCCTATGGCCTGGAGAGCGGGCCGTACACGGCGCTGACCCTCGCGCGCTGGCGCGAGCTGACTGGCTCGCTCGCCTCCCTGC
The Myxococcus fulvus DNA segment above includes these coding regions:
- a CDS encoding ATP-grasp domain-containing protein is translated as MHGLTRAFIEEESHGRMEPEMRLLLDGLRALDIPTECFTAKRLERRQLPLTPDTLVAGYVPTVLGALKQLGIEPPPTKDYPPSLAPFLHRRLWNSTVGELTARVLDVSSPPVFAKPQGRRKRFTGHVFQSADDLLFLERASRATPLICSDVVQWRTEYRVFVVQGASVGIRHYAGDPTVALDAECVREALGLLETSGEATAGYAVDFGVLATGETALVEWNDGFSLGAYGLESGPYTALTLARWRELTGSLASLP